Within Actinobaculum sp. 313, the genomic segment ACAGAGGTCGAGAACTTCCCCGGCTGGCCCGACGGAATTATGGGCCCGGACCTCATGGAGAAAATGCAGGCGCAAGCGGAGAAGTTCGGCGCCGAGGTGGAGTACGAGGATGCCACCGAAGTGGATCTGACCGGCGATATCAAGCGCATCGTCACGGACTCGCAGACTTACCTGGCGCGCACGGTTATTCTTGCTCTCGGCTCCGCTTACAAGAAACTCGGAGTGGAAGGCGAGGTCGATTATTCCGGCAAAGGCGTCTCCTACTGCGCCACCTGCGACGGCTTCTTCTTCAAGGATAAGGAGATCGCCGTGGTTGGCGGAGGGGACTCCGCGGTTACCGAGGCGCTATTCCTCACGCGCTTCGGCTCGAATGTGCACGTCATCCATCGCCGCGACCAACTGCGCGCCTCGAAGGTAATGGCCGACCGACTGCTGGCCAACCCGAAGGTGACAATGCATTGGAACGCGCGCGTTGATGAGCTGAGCGGGGATGGTGCTTCGCTGGCGACGGCCACACTGGTGGATACCGCGACCGGGGAGCGCTCCGAGCTGCCGGTCTCCGGATTGTTCGTCGCCATCGGTCACCAACCACGTTCCGGTATTGTGGCAGGCCAAGTGGAGCTGGACGACGCCGGATACATCGTGGTCGAAGAACCATCAACACGGACCAACCTGCCCGGCGTTTTCGCCTGCGGTGACGTGGTCGACCATACCTACCGGCAGGCAATTACCGCCGCGGGCTCCGGCTGCCGCGCAGCTCTGGATGCCCAAGCGTACCTGGAGAATCTGGCGGGCTAAGAGGACTGGCTCTATAAGCCGACGTTCCTCCCGGACGTGCCACTTCAGGACGATCTGGCGGGCGCCGCGGGCCTGGCCGCCGTAGGGGCGTGTTGGTCGACGATGCCGCGGGGTGGCGCGGGCGCCGCGGGCCAGGCTGCCGTCACTCACGTCACTGACATTCTCACTCTAGTAAGTGAGGGTCTCACTCTAGTAAGTGAGGGTCTCACTAATGTACACTGAGTCTGTGACTGACGAGGAACTTCGGGATCATGTTGCCCGCATTCGTCGGCTGGGTGCGGATGACGCACGAGTCGAGGCGAAGGCTGCGGTTCG encodes:
- the trxB gene encoding thioredoxin-disulfide reductase; translation: MSENSAEVRDVVVVGSGPAGWTAATYTARAGLKPLVLAGELEAGGALMNTTEVENFPGWPDGIMGPDLMEKMQAQAEKFGAEVEYEDATEVDLTGDIKRIVTDSQTYLARTVILALGSAYKKLGVEGEVDYSGKGVSYCATCDGFFFKDKEIAVVGGGDSAVTEALFLTRFGSNVHVIHRRDQLRASKVMADRLLANPKVTMHWNARVDELSGDGASLATATLVDTATGERSELPVSGLFVAIGHQPRSGIVAGQVELDDAGYIVVEEPSTRTNLPGVFACGDVVDHTYRQAITAAGSGCRAALDAQAYLENLAG